A single region of the Neomonachus schauinslandi chromosome 3, ASM220157v2, whole genome shotgun sequence genome encodes:
- the LOC110579778 gene encoding peroxiredoxin-1-like, protein MSSGNAKIGHPAPNFKATAVMPDGQFKDLSLSDYKGKYIVFFFYPLDFTFVCPTEITAFSDRAEEFKKLNCQVIGASVDSHFCHLAWINTPKKQGGLGPMNIPLVSDPKRTIAQDYGVLKADEGISFRGLFITDDKGILRQITVNDLPVGRSVDKTLQLVQAFQFTDKHGEVCPAGWKPGSDNIKPDVQKSKEYFSKQK, encoded by the coding sequence ATGTCTTCAGGAAATGCCAAAATTGGGCATCCTGCCCCCAACTTCAAAGCCACGGCTGTTATGCCAGATGGCCAGTTCAAAGACCTCAGCCTATCTGactacaaaggaaaatacatCGTGTTCTTCTTTTACCCTCTTGACTTCACCTTTGTGTGCCCCACGGAGATCACTGCTTTCAGTGACAGGgcagaagaatttaagaaactcaACTGTCAAGTGATTGGTGCTTCTGTGGATTCTCATTTCTGTCACCTGGCATGGATCAACACACCCAAGAAACAAGGAGGACTGGGACCCATGAACATTCCCTTGGTATCAGACCCCAAGCGTACCATTGCTCAGGACTATGGAGTCTTAAAGGCTGATGAAGGCATCTCGTTCAGGGGCCTCTTTATCACTGATGATAAAGGTATCCTTAGGCAGATCACGGTAAATGACCTTCCTGTCGGCCGCTCTGTGGATAAGACTCTGCAACTGGTTCAGGCCTTCCAGTTTACTGACAAGCATGGGGAAGTGTGCCCAGCTGGCTGGAAGCCTGGCAGTGATAATATCAAGCCTGATGTCcagaagagcaaagaatattTCTCTAAGCAGAAGTGA